The genomic region ggaaacggtcattgcctggcacttgcatggcacaaatgttacttgccacttatcagcccaagtctgaatgttgtccaggtcttgctgcacagactgcttcattgtaTGAGgaattacgaatggtgctgaacattgttcactgatgattgcacatccccacttctgaccttattttgcagggaagttcattgatgaagcaggtctaGGGTctgggtcactaccctgaggaactcctgcagcaatgtcctggggctgagatgattggcttccaacagccacaaccatcttcctttgtgctaggtatgtctgcAAGTGTATTGAGGCTAGCTGCAGCTACCAACCGCGTTGGTGGGTGGCAGATAGCTAGAATAACCTTCGGGTATGGTGGCTAGCTGTGAAATAAGGAGGACCTCTCCTGATGAATAAACAGCTGCGGATCACAGCAGCATGATGTTTAGGGTGGGACAAGGTAGAGGGTAGTGCCTCTGCATCATTCAAAAGCCCCCATAAATCTACTTTACAGCAccctttttattcattaatgggatgtgggcagcactggctaggccagcatttattgcccatccctaattgcccttgagaaggtggtggtgagccaccttcttgaaccgctgcagtccatgtgggttagatacatccacagtgctgttgggaagagagttccaggattttgacccagcgacattgaaggaatggcaacattgttccaagtcagaatggtgtgtggcttgaaggggaatttgcaagtggtggtgttcctgtgcaactgctgcccttgtccttctaggaggtagaggtcatggatttggaaggcggTGTCgatggaaccttggtgcgttgctgcagtgcatcttgtagatggtacacactgtgcattggtggtggagggagtgaatgtttgtgaatggggtgacaatcaagcaggctgctttgtcctggatggtgttgagcttcttgagtgtggttgaaGCTGCacgagaggtgtgcaaaggaaacccgatgcGAGCCCGAATTCTGGACCCGACCCGACCTCAGGACCGGCTTGGGTGGCagacctttacatcagtacatgggtaaaggcctgctacccgacctgaccccgacgggatccgacagcacgtgtcgggtttgggtctggcttctgggtccagcattcagacttgggtcgggtttcctttgcacacctctaagctgcacccatccaagcaagtggggagtattccatcacactcctgacttgtgccttgaaatggtgtacaggctttggggagtcaggtgagtcacttgccacaggattcctagcctctgagctgctgagctgtcctgatggaacccaaactgagcgtcaatgagcaggttattactaagcaagtgccacttgatagcactgtcgacgacaccttccatggggcggtaaatggctgggttggatttgtcctgctttttgtgtacaggacatacctgggcaattttccacattgccgggtagatgccagtgctgtagctgtatgggaacagcttggctagagacgcagtaaattctggagcacaggtcttcagtactattaccggaatgttgtcagggcccatagcctttgcaatatccagtgctgtcagtcgtttcttgatatcacttggacgcGAGATATCCTGTGACATGGTGAGCAAgggctgccattcaataagttcgacCACAACAAAGTCCTTCAACAGTGATGGCTGATGACCGTGAAGGCAGACGAAAGTTCGCAGCAGGGCCTTTTCCTCAATTATACAGGCTCGCCTAATCGTTGAATCCATCAATATCCCGCCAAGACAGTGTGGGGCCTGCTGTGCAACATGCCTCCCACTGAAAGATACCACATAAAGCCCCTTCTACGGATATAAAATTTCCTCAAGCCCTTTGGTGATCAGCAAGTGGCAATGGGGGCAGAACAGTGATATTCAGGAGCTTCTAGTCACAACCTGACACAAAGGCGTCAGTTACCAATTAATGTGGATaatgggaaaccggtggatgtattgtacttagagttccagaaggcatttgataaggtgccacatcaaaggttattgcggaaaataaaagctcatggtgtagggggtaacatattggcatggatagaagattggttagctaacaggaaacagttggcataaatgggtcattttctggttggcaggatctaacaagtggtgtgccacagggatcagtgctggggcctcaactttttacaatttatataaataacttggatgaagggactgaaagtatggttgctaaatttactgatgacacaaagataggtaggaaagtacgttgtgaagagtacataaggaggcaacgaagggatatagataggttaagtgagtgggaaaagatctgctaaatggagtataatgtgggaaaatgtgaaattgtccactttgccaggaagaataaaaaaagcatattatctaaattgtgagagattgcatagctgagatgcagaaggatctgggtgtcctagtgcatgaattacaagaggttagtatgcaggatcaacaagtaattagaaaagcCAACAGCATGTTATTGTttcttgcgaggggaattgaatactaaagtagggaggttatgctgcagttatacagggcatttgtgagaccacatctggagtactgtgtatagaactggtctccttatttaaagaaggatgtaattgcgttggaaggatgtaaatgtgttggaagcagttcagagaaggtttactaggcaacATACTCCAGGCAATGGGAATGGCGCCcagcctcccactcgattttacgccTCCTCTCGCCTCCcaggtgtagtaatttctcctcatctcagtcttacatGATCGgttctttatcctgagactgtgtccccgtgttttagattccctgaccagtggaaacaatctgtgTGTCTACCCAATccagcccttcagaatcttgtatgtttcaaagagatcatctctcattcttctaaagcccagagaatatatgcccaatttactcagcctctcatcataggacaaacccctcatcccagggaccaatttagtaaatctttgctgtactgcctcaaatgcaagtatatcttttcttaaatatggagaccaaactgcacacagtactccagatgtggtctcaccaaaatcctgtacaattgtagcaagacttccttactccaatccccttgcaataaaggccaacatgccaattgcctttttaattgcttgctgtacctgcatgttaactttttgtgttgcTTGTATCAGCACACCCAAGtcactttgaacatcaacacttacaagtttcacaccatttaaaaaatattcagtttttctattcttacaaccaaagtgaataacttcatacttccctacattatactccatctgtcatcttattgcccactcacttaacctggctatatctctttgcagcctcacgttttcctccccacagcttactttccagctacctttgtattatcagcaaacatctctgtcattaatataaattgtaaatagctgaggccccagcactgatccttgccgcattccactgcctgccaacttgaaaatgcccattcaTGCCCACacgttgcttcctgtccattaaccaatcctctatctacgcttatatatcacccccaactccatgaaaccttatcgaataccttttgaaaatccatgtatactacatctactggttcacctttatctaccctgctagttacatcctcaaaaaactaacaaATTTGTCAACCAGAATTTCCTTTTAGTAAAGCCACGCTGACCTGTTCTAATCATACAAATTGAGTTCTATGATGAATTGGGGAGGTCTGTCCAGTGTCAAAGGTACCAGAGAAACCTGTTGGGATGTAGAGTGGCCAGATGTTATTTTTTTGGATGAGGCAGAAGAAATTCTTCTGTGGGTTTGTGCCCACTAAAGTAAATGCAAAAGTTTTCAAATAATGCAACCTgtgtttttttttgtgggggggacgggggggggggggggggggggtttgcgggAAGGCATTGCGCAAGGCTGCCTGCTCTAAATATGTCCATTTCATATTTTGGCAACAAAACTTAAACATACGTTAAGAATTTTTTTTATATCAATAAAGGCAAAAATACAATCAAGTGGTTTAGAACACTTGAACTGTAATTTAATTCAATTAAGCCATGCAACTCCAGCCATTTTAGAATCCCGGACAAGAGCCCAAGGTTCTTTTTGTCATGTTCCTTTAAATGCGGATTTATTTATCTTAAAGAAATATACATCATAAAAGAGGTTTCaaaaataactgaaaatgctgGACGTGTACAGGTTGTCCCGAAATAGGAAACTAGATTAACGTTTTGAATATAGCTCTCTCATTTACATTTTGGGAACAACATATACATTAACCAGAAGGGAACATATTTACCAATTAAACACAAAAAAGGGAAGTGCTGGGAAACTTTTTTTTTACTGAAAGGGCAACAAGAATGTGGATAAGATTACTGGAACTGGTGATGAAACAAGAAAACTTAACAGGTTTCAAGAAGGAATTACAGCTCTTGTCAGCAAGTGGGATTCAAGGTTATTAGAAATGCATGAAAAGGCTAGTCTCGATAGGTGGGCTAGTTGGACCAAAGCCTGCTTGAAACTACTGCTATGTTATCATTTTCCAATTCTAAACTCTTTAGGGTTTATCTGAAATACTCTCATTTATactgtcattattgcattgcttccTTAAATGCTTTCTTCTGTCCCTACACAGATTTCTATCCTCTTCTCAATATTGGTAACTCAAAGTGGGCTACGGTTCCATAGAAACAGGAAAGATTCAAGAAAAAAATAAAACATGGTGTACAATAGATAGTGTTGCACTTTTAATTTACAAAATGTTTTATTTTAAATATCCATGTATTGTAAAGCAAGTTCAGGAGTATTGATGAAATCAAAATTTGGCTTGAGAAAAACACATTTCAATTAATACCACTGCTAAAGAGAACAATGCAAAGATAAATCTGATACTTATGCAAACAGTTTCCTTAAAATGTTCAGGGTAAAAATAACTTTACAATAACAAACAAGACTTTTACCTGTAAATAACAAGGCAACTATTTATCTCATACTTCATGCCCTGAGCTTTTCTGAACAAAGGATCTTTGAGACATCTGTAGTTTGGTGCCCCAAAGATGAAATACATTCAATAAAAATACTGCATTTCAGCTAAAGCCTTGTAAATATTGTGTTTGTATATACAATTTTTTGCAAAGGGGATTAAAAAAGCTTAAAAGTTGGTAAATTGCAATACTTTAAAATTTATATGGGTGTTTCCATATTATGGCATTATTGTATATATTtataaatatatacatacacatcAATACAAATTTTGAACATAATTATATAACATCTACAAAGTAGAAAACTGAATATACATTCTAGTGAAACCTTTTATTCTTGGATGAAAATGATAACAAGGCAGAGAGCTCCCACTAAAGTTAAAGCTTGTAATCCAAGGAAGCCCAACATGACCCAAAAAAAAACCGTTACAACTGGCTCAACAACACGAGTCCCAAAATGCATCCGTGAGAAGCCTATACTGAGCAGGCATTTGTTGAGTTCCCCAAAGAGTGTCCCCATTTTTTTGCAGTCATCAATCGCACTTTCTTCCTCATCCACAGGAATCTGTTAAAGAAAAACAAAGGGAAAGTAGTACTAGCTATTTGCCACATACACTGGAAATCCTATTTAAACTATTTATGTTTCATATAATTAAAATAAGTGATCAATTACTCaatcagaactaggggacacagttaaaaCTGAAGTAATAGGGGATAGTAAAACTAAAGTCTGAGTTTTTCAGCAAATTAAAATCTAAGGTTTTTAGATGAGTTAAGTAAAAGCATTTTAGTTAACCTCCCTGTAAAATAAAGGGACTTAAGCCCAaaaaagcagctgattggtgagtcatTTTTTATAgtaagtttaatagtctaataCATAGAAGCAGGGCAGTTCAGACCAGTGGAGTACACGTCCTGCTTCATGTGTCAACTCCAGGACACTACCTGTGTTCTGGACAaccgcatctgcaggaagtgtcgtcagctgcagcagctcgagctctgggtttcagaacttcagaaacagctggtgtcactgcagtgcatccatgaggctgagagttttgtggaGAGCATGTTTATAGATGCAGTCACACCGCAACTTAAGAGTATGCGggcagagagagaatgtgtgactgccacgcagtcaaggaggaccaggcaggtagtgcaggagtcccaagTGCATCTCAATCACCAAACAATAAtccattctgaatactggtgagagtgatggttcctctggggtgtgCTGTCAGAGGCCAGGGCTCAGCACCATGCtggctcagctgtactgggggaacacacaagaacaaaagaattaggtgcaggaataggccatttggcccctcaagtctgctccatcattcaataagatcatggttgatctgattgtggcctcaactccactgtcctgtctgcccaccataacctttgactcccttgtcgatctaaAAATCAATCTAATTCAGCCTTaattatattcaatgacccagcctctactgctctctgaagagaattccacagactaatgaccagaggaaaaaaaatcttctcatctcagtcttaaatgagagacccctaatgtcccctagttctagactcccccacaaggagaaacatcctttcaacattcaccctgtcaagtcccctcaggatcttacatgtttcaataagatcatctctcattcttttaaaatccaacaagtataggcccaacccgctcaacctttcctcataagataaccccttcatcccaggaatcagtcgagtgaaccttctctgaactgcttctaatgcaattatatcctttcttaagtaagacaaccaaaactgtacacagtactcccgatgCGGCATAACTGTACAGCtataacacttccctacttttatacttgattccctttgcaataaacggcaacattccatatgccttctgaatcacttgctgtagctgcatgccaaccttttgtgattatgtacaaggacacccagatccctctgtactgtagagttctgcaatctctctctattcaaatatactgcttttctattcttcctgccaaagtggacaagttcacattttctcacattataccccatctgcaaaatctttgcccactcacttaacctatctatatccctttgcagactccttatgtcctcttcacaacttactctcctacctatctttgtgacatcagcaaatttagcaaccatacatttggttcCTTCATCCGAGCActggtatagattgtaaatagttgaggcctgaacactgatccctgtagcactccacgAGTAACGGCTTGCCAaatcgaaaatgacccatttatccctactctctgcttcctgttggctaaccaattccttatccatgctaatatgttaccctctgtACCTTGAGCTCTTATTTTttgtagtaacctttgatatggcaccttatcgaatgtcttttaaatccaccacatctactggttcccctttattgaccttgcttgtgttcttgtgtattagagttctttgaagaagtaacaagaaatatgagcaggagtagatcatatggctcattaagcctgctccgccattcaatatgatcgtggctgatcttaagcttcaactccactctcctgcttGGTTGCCATATCGCTTGACTCAGAAcacaaatctgtctatcccagccttaaatgtattcaaagatggaacatccacaaccctctggggtagagaattccaaacattcacaatccttttgagtgaagtaatttctccttatatcagtcctaaatgattggccccttatcctgagactgtgcccccgtgttttagactcctgaccagtggaaacaaatcagtgtctaccctatccagcccttcaaaattttgtatgtttcaatgcgatcgcctctcattcttcgaaacaacaGAGAATATacacctaatttactcagcctctcgtcataggacaaacccctcatcccagggaccaatttagtgaaccttcgctgtatcgcctcaaatgcaagtatatcctttcttaaatgtggagaccaaaactgcacacagtactccagatgtggtctcaccaaaatcctgcacaattgtagcaagacttccttactcctatactccaatccccatgcaataaaggccaacatgccatttgccttcctaattgcttactgtacctgcatgctaactttttgcattccttgtatgagcacacccaagtctctttgaacaacatttacaagtttcacaccttttaaaaaaaattctgcttttctattcttacaaccacagTGAATAACTTTATACTTccctacgttatactccatcttccatcttgttgctcactcacttaacctggctataactctttgcagtctttctgtgtcctcctcacagctgacgTTTCCACctggctttgtatcatcagcaaacttagatacattactccgtctcttcattgaagtcattgatatagatgggaaatagctgaggcctcagcactgatccttgtggcactccactattcattgcctgccaacttgaaaatgccccagttATGCCCACccattgattagattagagatacagcactgaaacaggcccttcggcccaccgagtctgtgccgaacatcaaccacccatttatactaatcctacactaatcccatattcctaccaaacatccccacctgtccctatatttccctaccacctacctatactagtgacaatttataatggccaatttacctatcaacctgcaaggggcggcacagtggcgcagtggttagcaccgcagcctcacagctccagggacccgggttcgattccgggtactgcctgtgtggagtttgcaagttctccctgtgtctgcgtgggttttctccgggtgctccggtttcctcccacaagccaaaagacttgcaggtcccTCTAaagggaccaatgttcactttagttactcttttcctttttaaatatttgtagaaactcttactatctgtttttatatttctagctagcattCTTTTTTTTATTCTAATTTCTTCCTCAATTTTTTAaaatcattctttgctggtttctaaaatctgtccaatcttcagaCCTATCTCTAATCTTCGCAGTATTGTACACTTTTTCAAttagatactatccttaacttccttacttaGCCTCAGACGGTGCAGCCTTCTCAGAGTCTCTTTCTTTCGCAAAGGAAGATATCTTTgttgagttatgaaatatctcctataATGTCTTCCACTGCTTCTTTACTGttctaccttttaatctattttcccagttcactttagccaactctgtcctcaACCTTTGTAATTGCATTTAAGACAGTAGTCTTAGACctacacttctcaccctcaaaatgaatatgaaattctatcatgttatgatcactgttgcctcgaGGCTCTTTTACTattaggtcattaattaatcttgtctcattgcacagagctaagaaacaatagaggtaccgctACATTACTGGGGGTATTCcaaaggccaccaactagtgggaaggatacaaaggaacaaatttgcaaggaaattacagagacgtgcaagaattatacagtagttataatggggggactttaattatcctaatatagactgggatagtaatagtgtaaaaggcagataGGGGCAagtgtttctagagtgtgttcaggagaattttctacatcagtatgtttccagtccaacaaggaaggtggcattgctggatctggttctggggaatgaggtaagTCAAGTAAATCAAATGACAGTAGGGGAAATGTTAGGGAATAGTGACCATAGCATCCtaagatttaggttagctatggaaaaggacaaggagcaatccagcataaagataattaattgggggagggctaaCTACAATGGGGGGAGAACAGATATGGCCCAAGTaagctggaatcaaagattggaacgcaaaactgtaactgaacaataaaCTGCTTTTAAAGTGGAGATAGCTCAGGTTGAGTCCAAAGCTCTCTGGATGATgaaagacagagacagtaagatgaagcagaaaaagggtgtatatgacagaggtcaggtggataatacaattaagAACTAGgccgaatatagaaggttcagagggtaaGTGAAAAAATAATTAAGAGAAGCATAGCGTATGAGAAGAGACTcgcggctaacataaaagggaatccaaaagtcttatttcggcacataaatagtaaaagcgtggttaaaggaggagtggggccaattagagacttaaaagggaatttacgcatggaggcagagggtatgactgaggtacgaaatgagtactttgcatctgaatTCATCAAGGAAGATGCTGCTGCCCAGGTCATGGTGAGAGAGGAGGTTAACTGAAAcattgaatgggttaaaattgatgaaaaggaagtgttacttaaagttgataagtcatcaggactggatgagatgcatccaaggatatttagGGAaactgtggaggcactggccataatcttccttagatacaagcatggtgccagaggactggagaattgcaaatgatacACGCTTGTACAAAAAGGGtacaagcaactacaggccagttagtttaacctcagtggtaggaaagcttttagaaaggataattcagaacaaaattaatACTCACTTGGAcaaggtggattaattaaggaaagccagtatggatttattaaaggcaaatcatgttaaaCTTAACTTGCTTCAGTGCTTTTTATTGAGATAATAGAGGGTTAGTGAGGGTaatgcagctgatgtagtgtacatggtcttccaaaaggcatttgataaaagtgccacataacaggcttgtcagcaaagataGTGCCCATAGAATAAACAGgacagagatttgatagagatgttcaaaatcatgaggggtctggacagagtagatgggaagaAAGTGATTCCATTGGCTGAAGGAgccagaactagaggacaccgatttaaggttattggcatcagaagcaacatgaagaaaaacttttttacacaacaagtggttaggatctggaattctctgccttggagtgtggtggaggcagattcaatcgaagccttcaaaagggaactggataattatctgaaaagaaaaaattgcaaggctatggggaaaaggcaggggagtgggaccaggcaagttgctcttgcagagagccggcaaggacatgataggccaaatggcctccttccgtgctgtaaccattctatcattccATGATTTACCCACGCataaatcaatttttttttaattgaatagCTCTGTTAGGCATGTTATTCTAATAGACATTGTTGGGGAAGCATCTGTTTTAAATTCTGCAATATCAAGGCATTCAAGCAAAATTTAGAAAAAAATTTACATTAGGTGCAGAATATGTCAGCAGAAATCTGACATTCTGTGGGATGCTCATGAGACTGACAAGTGAGCAATGAGCAGACGGGAGGGAAGATAGAATTAAAATACGACACAACTAGATTAATTAAAAGTGTTCAAGGAAACAGTTGTTACAGTGAAGTAGTAATGAACGCTGCAAATCCATTGTCAAAATCATGAAATGCTGAAGATGGACAGCAGATTATTCAGTATCTAAATGACAAAGGAAGGTTCATGCTTTGAGTATGGCCCTTTATTTCacattttctgttatttcagatttttCTTCTTTTATCTCGATAGAGGCTCTTAGACCTTGGAAAGCATATTTGGTTGTTAAATGATGTCATTAGACATCCTCCTTCCATTCTCAGGCAAAAAAAAAACATATGTTTACTACAGCCTCCAAAAAAGTATCAGCCCAGTAATTATATATGAAGCATGCAACATATTCTACCTCatacctttatttttaaaaaataagaAAATTAAATTGAAAGTCTCATGGTCAGAGGACAATGACCTGGAATTTAACCCTGCTAACACCCGACAGGCAGGAAAGTGTCAGGTGAGGGAATAAAATTTGAAAATTACAGCTCCCGGCAACAACCCACTGTGTAAAGCAACAGTGACTCATGGCATTGGCGAGACTCCTGCTACAAGCAGGAAAAGGACTATTTAACATTCAAAAACTGCAGTCCAATGACATCATTGGTACGGCGACGTAATTTTAACATACAGATAATGGAAGTCTCAGTCTGCAGCCTGGCAGCCAAACCACAATGGGAGGCACCGACTGGCAAAGGTGATGGTTTCTTAAATTTTCTTCTGTTAGAACTCTGTGTTCTTTTCTTACAGGACCTGCAAGGATTCTTTGGGTCTTCCCACTGGCCCCCAGGTTATCCCTCCCCCACCAATCCCCTCCTCCCACTGACCATTCCCTCAGGTCCCCAGCTGCAGCGCTCTGCCCAGTTAGtggttctgctctgttaatgaggtcctGCCGTTAAGATTGGTTAGGCCGCCATGTCCCTAGACTCTCCAGTGCACTGCCCCCTTTAGGACTTGCATGCACTGTTCCTGTCTCCCTTTTAAATTCAGGGCCAATGAGAGGGATAGTCCAGTACATTATATGCAAATACATTAacaatgctttttttaaaaaaaaacgtagAGCACTTGAGCCTTAGAAGAT from Heterodontus francisci isolate sHetFra1 chromosome 1, sHetFra1.hap1, whole genome shotgun sequence harbors:
- the fam241a gene encoding uncharacterized protein FAM241A encodes the protein MEGRWDQDQGSASSENGHAGSKSNGRSPQIPVDEEESAIDDCKKMGTLFGELNKCLLSIGFSRMHFGTRVVEPVVTVFFWVMLGFLGLQALTLVGALCLVIIFIQE